Part of the Triticum urartu cultivar G1812 chromosome 2, Tu2.1, whole genome shotgun sequence genome, GCAAGAATGGCCAGAAATATATTCACCTTGTTTCTGGACGAGCACTTTTGTATATATACAGCTGGTATTTATCACGAGTATCATGGCTCAGTTTCTGTTCAAGCGAATCAGATGCTGCAGGCAGAGATTGAAGACTGCAACTCCTGAAAGCAATAAGCATTCTAATCAGGAACAAAACAATGCAGACATAAAGCTGGGTCTCTCATATCAAGCAAGCAAAGTCTGTTGTCTGCTTATATTAGCCACTCATGTCCTGAGGATATTCTTTTTGCAGTTACAAGGAAGAATAAGTGGTTGCAAGTACCCACCTTTTGTTCTGGGTGAAGGCATACAGGTGCTCTCCTGGATATTATTGTCACTAGCAGTATTCAGTCTACAGAAGACAAAATCTGCAAAGCATCCGCTCATTATTCGGGCATGGTTGGTACTTAGCTTTCTGCAATCAATAATCAGTGTGATATTTGATCTCAGATTCAGCTTATCAGATCATGGATACATGGGGTTTGCGGAATTGATGGACCTGTTCACACTTGTTATCTGCACTTATCTGTTTGCAATTTCTGTCAGAGGAAAAACAGGAATCACCTTAATAAACAGCAGCATAACAGAGCCACTATTGAGTCCATCTGCAGGACAGCAGACAGAAACCAAAAGAACAAGTCTGTATGGCAAAGCAAGCGTTCTGAACCTTGTCACATTCTCCTGGATGACTCCTCTATTTGTTATCGGATATAAGAAACCTCTAGATAAGAATGATGTGCCAGATATTGATGAAAGGGACTATGCGGATTTACTCTCTGATTCATTTAAAAGGATCCTAGCAGATGTTGAACACAGGCATGGTTTAAGTACTTTATCAATCTATAGAGCAATGTTCCTATTTATTAGAAGAAAAGCAACACTCAATGCAGTATTTGCAATTCTGTGTGCATGTGCATCCTATGTTGGACCATCACTGATTAATGACTTGGTGAAATTCCttgggggggagaggaaaaatGGACTGCAAAAAGGTTATCTTCTTGCTGTTGCATTTTTAGGTGCCAAAGTTGTGGAGACAATAGCAGAGAGGCAGTGGATTTTTGGAGCTCAAAGGCTCGGGATGCGGCTACGAGCTGCTTTGATATCCCACATCTACCAAAAGGGGCTCCGGTTATCCTGCGGCGCAAGGCAGAAGCATTCCAGTGGAGAGATCATAAACTACATGAGTGTAGATATACAAAGGATAACCGAAGTTATGTGGTACACAAACTACATTTGGATGTTACCCATACAGCTTTCTCTAGCAGTCTATGTTCTCCATCTAAACCTAGGTGCTGGAGCATGGGCTGGTTTAGCAGCAACACTCGCAATAATGACTTGCAATATTCCTCTGACCAGACTGCAGAAAAGGTTGCAATCAGAGATCATGGCTGCTAAAGACAACAGAATGAAGGCAACAACGGAAGTGCTTAGAAGCATGAAAATACTGAAACTTCAAGCATGGGATACAGAGTACCTTCAAAAGCTAGAAGCTTTACGAAGGGAGGAGCACAATTGGTTGTGGAAATCTGTAAGGTTGTCAGCTGTAACAACATTCATATTTTGGGGGTCCCCTGCATTCATATCCTCCATAACATTCGGTACATGTATATTGATGGGGATTCCTCTAACAGCTGGTACTGTTTTGTCTGCTCTTGCAACGTTCCGGATGCTACAAGATCCAATCTTCACACTCCCTGATTTACTTTCGGTGTTTGCTCAGGGGAAAGTTTCAGCTGATCGAGTAGCACAATACCTCCAGGAAGAAGAATTGAAAGACGACGCAATTACAGAAGTACCAAGGAGTGACACAGACTTTGATGTGGAGATTGATCATGGAGCATTCAGCTGGGAACCTGAGACCACATCTCCAACTATAACAGATGTAAATTTAAAAGTAAAGAGAGGGATGAAAGTAGCAATCTGTGGAGTAGTTGGCTCTGGGAAATCCAGTCTATTATCATGCATACTTGGGGAGATGCCTAAGCTAGCTGGGACTGTGAGGGTCAGTGGGAGCAGAGCATATGTTCCTCAGACTGCCTGGATCCTATCTGGGAACATCAGAGACAACATTCTGTTTGGAAACCCATATGACAGGGAAAAGTACCAAAAGGTAATACAAGCTTGTGCATTGACAAAAGATCTTGAGCTATTTGCAAATGGCGATTTGACGGAGATTGGAGAAAGAGGAATTAACATGAGTGGTGGACAGAAGCAGAGGATTCAGATTGCAAGGTCAGTGTACGAGGATGCAGATATATACCTCTTTGATGATCCTTTCAGTGCAGTAGATGCTCACACTGGAGGACAACTTTTCAAGGTTTGTTTATTCAGTGTCCATAAACCCATAAAATGTGTTTATCTATGTTCGTATGCTGTTAACTTGACAATTTATTTCCAAAATTTAGTCGCATATGATTTAAACAGGATAAATATCACCAGTTTTGCTTATTCTTCAACGGTTTAGAGGCATCAGTCTGCATGAATGCTAATAGAATGAACTACTATATTATTCTGCAGGATTGCCTCATGGGGATGCTTAAAGACAAAACAATATTGTATGTGACACATCAAGTTGAATTTCTTCCAGCCGCAGATCTTATACTAGTAAGTGCAAAAAAAAAGTTTTCGCCCGCAAATAAtgcatactccctccgtcccaaaataagtgtctcaactttgtactaactttagtacaaagttgtactaaagttgagacatttattttgggacggagggagtatacgTTAGCATTGCTAAGATATGCAAAATAACCAAAGGGGTACAAAATAATAGGTGATGCAGAATGGGAAGATTGTGCAGAAAGGAACATTTGATGATCTCCTTCAACAGAACATAGGATTTGAAGCCATAGTCGGAGCCCATAGCCAGGCAACTGAGTCTGTCATAAATGCCGAGAGTTCCAGCAGAATTTTGTCAACAGAGAGCCAAAAGTTAGCAGATAGTGATGATGAGTTTGAGAGAGAAAACCACATTGATGATCAAGTTGAGGGTATAATTAAGCAAGAGTCTGCACACGATGTCTCACAAGGTATCAATGAAAAAGGAAGGCTAACACAAGATGAGGAACGAGAAAAGGGAGGGATTGGCAAGACGATCTACTGGGCATACCTGACGGCTGTTCATGGTGGCGCATTAGCACCGATAATAGTAGCAGCACAGTCATTCTTCCAAATATTCCAGGTCGCAAGCAACTATTGGATGGCATGGGCGTGTCCTCCAACGTCTGCAACCACCCCAAGGGTTGGATTAGGCCTTCTTTTCTTCGTATACATAGTGCTATCTATAGGAAGTGCACTATGTGTTTTTGGTCGGTCTATGCTTGTTTCGCTTGTTGGCCTGCTAACAGCGGAGAAGTTCTTCAAGAATATGCTCCATTGCATCCTCCGTGCTCCAATGTCCTTCTTTGATTCCACACCCACTGGCAGGATCCTAAACAGGGTTGGTGTTCGATTACTCCTCACATCATTTTGCACTGGCTAGTCCTGCTatttccctcaaaaaaaaaattTGCACTGTCTCCTTGAAATTAATAATTGTGTACTGTACTTTGTAACAGGTCTCCAATGACCAAAGTGTCTTAGATCTGAAAATGGCAGACAGCCTAGGTTGGTGCGCGTTTTCTTTTATACAAATTCTGGGGACCATTGGCGTTATGTCACAGGTTGCGTGGCCGGTTTTTGTCATCTTTATTCCAGTGACAGCAATCTGTTATGTGTTTCAAGTAAGAGCTCCTTGCAGTGATATTTTTGCACTAGATTTAACTCGTCCGAGTACAATGTATGCATCAAGTTATTTCCGTACGCGTTGTTTTCCAGGAAGCCATTAGTGCATATTtcctccttgatgatttttcacAAAGCACTGAATCCAATATTCTCCCTATGACATGCAGCGGTACTACATACCAACAGCAAGAGAGCTGGCTCGTCTGCAACAAATTCAAAGGGCTCCAATACTCCACCATTCTGCGGAATCACTTACAGGAGCGGCAAGTATTAGAGCATATGGACGGAAAGACCGCTTCAGCAAAGCAAACATCAGTCTTGTTAACAACCACTTACAACCATGGTTCCATAACGTCTCGGCTGTGGAGTGGCTTTGCTTCAGGCTAAACATGCTATCTAACTTTGTCTTTGCCTTTTCTTTGACTCTGTTGGTGAGTCTTCCCGAAGGATTTATAAATCCAAGTAAGTTTTTCATGCAGACAAGTTATAGTTGATTCATTTTTGTAGTCTATACTCTGATCACTATTTTTTGGTGGCTGTGAAACTGGCATAATTGTATGCACAGGCATTGCGGGACTTGCAGTGACTTATGCGTTGAACCTCAACGGGCAGTTGTCATCTGTAACCTGGAACATTTGCAACACAGAGAATAAAATGATTTCAGTTGAAAGAATAATGCAGTACTCAAGGATCCCTAGTGAGGCTCCTCTAATAGTAGATGATCACCGCCCCCCAAACAGCTGGCCAAAGGATGGTACTATAAATATAAGAAACTTGGAGGTATGCATGATGTTACTGCGAGTTATCACTTATAGTAACACAAAAGGAAAGCTCTTACTTTTGAATAATGAAATGTAATCTCTTTTATTTTTCAATTTTCTCATAAAATATGTGCATGCTCAAATGAAGCCACTAATGCGACTATTTGCTTTTACAGGTTCGATATGCAGAGCATCTCCCCTCTGTTTTAAGAAATATATCATGTACAATTCCAGGACGGAAGAAGGTGGGGATTGTTGGACGTACTGGCAGTGGAAAGTCAACTTTGATTCAAGCGCTTTTCCGGATTGTTGAACCGAGACAAGGGACAATTGAAATTGATAATGTTGATCTCAGCAAAATCGGGTTGCATGATTTACGAGGCAGACTTAGCATCATCCCACAGGATCCAACCATGTTTGAGGGCACAGTGAGAGGAAATCTTGATCCACTAAATGAATATTCTGATCAACATGTATGGGAGGTAAATAATTCAA contains:
- the LOC125539655 gene encoding putative ABC transporter C family member 15, which codes for MEGGKSQLHSPLLLLLPQRVQEMFLAHTAGLLHDSPNSIISQHMQEWPEIYSPCFWTSTFVYIQLVFITSIMAQFLFKRIRCCRQRLKTATPESNKHSNQEQNNADIKLGLSYQASKVCCLLILATHVLRIFFLQLQGRISGCKYPPFVLGEGIQVLSWILLSLAVFSLQKTKSAKHPLIIRAWLVLSFLQSIISVIFDLRFSLSDHGYMGFAELMDLFTLVICTYLFAISVRGKTGITLINSSITEPLLSPSAGQQTETKRTSLYGKASVLNLVTFSWMTPLFVIGYKKPLDKNDVPDIDERDYADLLSDSFKRILADVEHRHGLSTLSIYRAMFLFIRRKATLNAVFAILCACASYVGPSLINDLVKFLGGERKNGLQKGYLLAVAFLGAKVVETIAERQWIFGAQRLGMRLRAALISHIYQKGLRLSCGARQKHSSGEIINYMSVDIQRITEVMWYTNYIWMLPIQLSLAVYVLHLNLGAGAWAGLAATLAIMTCNIPLTRLQKRLQSEIMAAKDNRMKATTEVLRSMKILKLQAWDTEYLQKLEALRREEHNWLWKSVRLSAVTTFIFWGSPAFISSITFGTCILMGIPLTAGTVLSALATFRMLQDPIFTLPDLLSVFAQGKVSADRVAQYLQEEELKDDAITEVPRSDTDFDVEIDHGAFSWEPETTSPTITDVNLKVKRGMKVAICGVVGSGKSSLLSCILGEMPKLAGTVRVSGSRAYVPQTAWILSGNIRDNILFGNPYDREKYQKVIQACALTKDLELFANGDLTEIGERGINMSGGQKQRIQIARSVYEDADIYLFDDPFSAVDAHTGGQLFKDCLMGMLKDKTILYVTHQVEFLPAADLILVMQNGKIVQKGTFDDLLQQNIGFEAIVGAHSQATESVINAESSSRILSTESQKLADSDDEFERENHIDDQVEGIIKQESAHDVSQGINEKGRLTQDEEREKGGIGKTIYWAYLTAVHGGALAPIIVAAQSFFQIFQVASNYWMAWACPPTSATTPRVGLGLLFFVYIVLSIGSALCVFGRSMLVSLVGLLTAEKFFKNMLHCILRAPMSFFDSTPTGRILNRVSNDQSVLDLKMADSLGWCAFSFIQILGTIGVMSQVAWPVFVIFIPVTAICYVFQRYYIPTARELARLQQIQRAPILHHSAESLTGAASIRAYGRKDRFSKANISLVNNHLQPWFHNVSAVEWLCFRLNMLSNFVFAFSLTLLVSLPEGFINPSIAGLAVTYALNLNGQLSSVTWNICNTENKMISVERIMQYSRIPSEAPLIVDDHRPPNSWPKDGTINIRNLEVRYAEHLPSVLRNISCTIPGRKKVGIVGRTGSGKSTLIQALFRIVEPRQGTIEIDNVDLSKIGLHDLRGRLSIIPQDPTMFEGTVRGNLDPLNEYSDQHVWETLDKCQLGDIVRQSPKKLDSTVVGNGENWSVGQRQLFCLGRVLLKRSNVLVLDEATASVDSSTDAIIQQTLREEFGDCTVLTVAHRIHTVIDSDLILVFSEGRIIEYDTPSRLLEDKNSEFLRLIKEYSQRSKGF